A portion of the Blastopirellula sediminis genome contains these proteins:
- a CDS encoding zinc-binding metallopeptidase family protein: MLEIFEAITRRLVESWKSDEPSGRRNVFRCRCERPVYFYNSFCLGCKTPLGYEPEMLQVLAMSPAPKGDAWIVDGQKDDSVLWKRCENFHSPAGCNWLVRADEEETLCRSCRLNNTIPDLDVEENGLWWRKIENAKRRLVAQLLQLGLPVASKVSEDKEKGVMFDFLRSPEKGPRVMTGHASGLITLNIEEADDSIREKTRHQMREPYRTLLGHFRHEIGHYYWDRLVDETPWLEKFRELFGDERESYAGALKRNYEHGPPANWADKHISAYASVHPWEDWAETWAHYLHVVDSLDTALRFGLHGDEVEQAVEPFTVDDLYDPKDPDAKRVILLINSWVQLTTVINELARSMGQQDFYPFVMSRSVLRKMHFIQIVVKEARGGTSLLD; the protein is encoded by the coding sequence ATGTTGGAAATCTTCGAGGCGATTACCAGGCGTCTGGTCGAGTCATGGAAGTCGGACGAGCCTTCCGGGCGCCGCAACGTGTTCCGTTGCCGCTGTGAACGGCCGGTCTATTTCTACAACAGCTTTTGCTTGGGCTGTAAGACGCCGCTTGGCTATGAGCCGGAGATGCTTCAGGTGTTGGCGATGTCGCCGGCGCCTAAGGGGGACGCGTGGATTGTCGATGGTCAGAAAGATGACAGCGTCTTGTGGAAGCGGTGCGAGAACTTTCATTCTCCGGCCGGCTGCAATTGGTTAGTCCGGGCTGACGAAGAAGAGACGCTCTGTCGTTCTTGTCGACTGAACAATACGATTCCCGACCTCGACGTCGAGGAAAACGGGCTCTGGTGGCGCAAGATTGAAAATGCGAAACGTCGCCTGGTCGCGCAGCTGCTGCAGCTTGGTTTGCCGGTCGCCTCGAAGGTAAGCGAGGATAAGGAGAAAGGAGTCATGTTCGACTTTCTCCGTTCGCCGGAGAAGGGGCCGCGCGTCATGACGGGGCACGCCAGCGGCTTGATCACGCTGAACATCGAAGAAGCGGACGACTCGATTCGGGAGAAGACCCGGCACCAAATGCGCGAGCCGTATCGGACGCTGCTGGGACATTTTCGCCACGAGATTGGCCACTACTACTGGGATCGACTGGTCGACGAAACGCCGTGGCTGGAAAAGTTTCGCGAACTCTTCGGCGATGAACGGGAAAGCTACGCGGGCGCCCTTAAGCGAAACTATGAACATGGTCCGCCAGCCAACTGGGCCGACAAGCATATTAGCGCGTATGCTTCAGTCCATCCGTGGGAAGATTGGGCCGAGACCTGGGCCCATTACCTGCATGTAGTCGACAGTCTCGATACGGCGTTGCGTTTCGGCTTGCATGGCGACGAAGTGGAGCAGGCGGTCGAGCCGTTTACGGTCGATGATCTCTACGATCCGAAGGATCCCGACGCCAAGCGAGTGATTTTGCTCATCAACTCGTGGGTTCAGCTGACGACGGTGATTAACGAGCTGGCCCGCAGCATGGGCCAGCAAGACTTCTATCCGTTCGTCATGTCGCGTTCGGTGTTGCGGAAGATGCACTTCATTCAGATCGTCGTCAAAGAGGCTCGCGGCGGGACCTCGCTCCTCGATTGA
- the glgX gene encoding glycogen debranching protein GlgX, producing the protein MNALREFGLSAPLGATVVDGGVNFSLFSRTATGVDIVFFDREDDAVPSRVIPIDPGKNRTYQYWHQFVPGVKSGQIYGYRVSGPFEPQRGLRFDPEKVLLDPYGRAVVVPEGYDRSAAGRPGDNAATAMKSAVVDQSGYDWEGDIPLCRPASQTIIYEMHVKGFTANPNSGVSDDIRGTYAGVIEKIPYLQALGVTAVELLPVFQFDPYDAPIGKMNYWGYAPIGFFAPHAQYSSDRSPIGPLNEFRDMVKALHRAGIEVILDVVFNHTSEGNERGPTTSFRGIDNPVYYILERGEWYGNYTGCGNTLNANQPIVRRMIVDSLKYWVREMHVDGFRFDLASILSRDPHGYPLPNPPVLWDIESDPELAGTKLFAEAWDAAGLYQVGSFVGDAWREWNGRFRDDVRDFFRGEPGSVRRVADRLIGSPEIYGHKGREMEQSINFVTCHDGFTLNDLVSYNYKHNEANGEGNRDGANDNRSWNCGWEGPTDDPNIERLRNKQVKNFLTATMLSLGVPMITMGDEVRRTQNGNNNGFCQDNEISWFDWSQVEKHADVYRFFSLLCAQRSMRSDRHIVNRVSLLDLLLNVDESWHGVRINQPDWGDNSHSLALHALLPKDKVYFHLMLNAYWEPLDFELPQIPVSPWVRWIDTSLESPHDIVPQDEAPPHEGNAYRVDARSVVVLIAFA; encoded by the coding sequence ATGAACGCCTTGCGAGAATTCGGACTTAGCGCGCCCCTTGGAGCGACGGTCGTTGATGGCGGAGTCAACTTCAGCCTCTTCTCCCGCACGGCGACCGGGGTCGACATCGTCTTTTTCGATCGCGAAGACGACGCAGTTCCTTCCCGCGTGATTCCGATCGATCCGGGCAAGAATCGCACCTATCAATATTGGCATCAATTCGTTCCCGGCGTTAAGTCAGGACAAATCTACGGCTACCGCGTCTCTGGGCCTTTTGAGCCGCAGCGCGGACTTCGTTTTGATCCGGAAAAGGTCTTGCTCGATCCTTATGGAAGAGCTGTCGTCGTGCCTGAAGGTTATGACCGGAGCGCCGCCGGTCGGCCTGGAGACAATGCGGCGACCGCAATGAAGAGCGCCGTCGTCGACCAAAGCGGCTACGACTGGGAAGGGGATATTCCGCTCTGTCGCCCCGCGTCGCAGACCATAATTTACGAGATGCACGTCAAAGGATTCACGGCCAATCCCAACTCCGGCGTCAGCGACGACATCCGCGGAACCTACGCCGGCGTTATCGAAAAGATTCCGTACCTCCAAGCGCTTGGCGTTACCGCCGTCGAACTATTGCCGGTCTTTCAGTTTGATCCGTACGACGCTCCCATCGGCAAGATGAATTACTGGGGCTATGCGCCAATTGGCTTTTTCGCCCCTCATGCGCAGTACAGCTCCGATCGAAGTCCGATCGGCCCGCTAAACGAGTTCCGCGATATGGTCAAGGCGCTCCATCGCGCCGGCATCGAAGTCATTCTCGACGTCGTCTTCAACCATACGTCGGAAGGCAACGAACGAGGTCCCACCACCTCCTTCCGCGGCATCGACAACCCCGTCTACTACATCCTGGAACGGGGCGAATGGTACGGCAACTATACCGGTTGCGGCAACACCCTGAACGCCAATCAACCGATCGTTCGCCGGATGATCGTCGACAGCCTGAAATATTGGGTGCGAGAGATGCACGTCGACGGCTTTCGCTTTGATCTCGCGTCGATTCTTTCCCGCGATCCGCACGGCTATCCGCTTCCCAACCCGCCGGTCTTATGGGACATCGAGTCCGATCCGGAACTAGCCGGAACCAAGCTCTTCGCCGAAGCGTGGGACGCGGCCGGACTTTACCAGGTCGGCAGTTTCGTCGGCGACGCCTGGCGCGAATGGAACGGGCGGTTTCGCGACGACGTCCGAGATTTCTTCCGCGGCGAGCCCGGCTCGGTACGGCGCGTCGCCGATCGCCTGATCGGCAGCCCCGAAATCTACGGGCACAAGGGGCGCGAGATGGAGCAAAGCATTAACTTCGTCACTTGCCACGATGGGTTCACCCTGAACGACCTCGTCTCGTACAACTACAAGCACAACGAGGCCAACGGCGAAGGAAACCGGGACGGCGCCAACGACAATCGAAGCTGGAACTGCGGCTGGGAAGGTCCAACCGACGATCCGAATATCGAGCGGCTCCGCAACAAGCAAGTCAAGAATTTCCTCACGGCGACGATGCTGTCGCTGGGGGTTCCCATGATCACCATGGGTGATGAGGTCCGCCGCACGCAAAACGGCAACAACAACGGCTTCTGCCAAGACAACGAGATCAGTTGGTTCGACTGGTCGCAGGTCGAGAAGCATGCCGACGTCTACCGCTTCTTCAGCCTCCTCTGCGCCCAACGGTCGATGCGTTCCGATCGTCATATCGTGAACCGCGTCAGCCTGCTCGACCTTCTCCTGAACGTTGACGAGTCATGGCATGGGGTACGCATCAACCAGCCTGACTGGGGCGACAATTCGCACAGCCTTGCTTTGCACGCGCTACTCCCCAAAGACAAGGTCTACTTTCACCTCATGTTAAACGCCTACTGGGAGCCGCTCGACTTCGAGCTGCCGCAGATTCCAGTCTCCCCTTGGGTTCGCTGGATCGACACCTCGCTCGAGTCGCCCCACGATATCGTCCCGCAAGACGAAGCGCCGCCGCATGAAGGAAACGCCTATCGAGTCGACGCCCGGTCGGTTGTGGTATTAATCGCGTTCGCGTAG